Below is a window of Paremcibacter congregatus DNA.
CTGCATGTGACCATCGGGGTGGAGAATTTTACAGGCGGCATGGGAACGGTCGTTTTTGTCGCTTATCTTTCCGCGCTGTGTAATAAGGCCTTTTCTGCCACGCAATATGCGTTGATGAGCGCCCTGGCGGCCGTGCCGCGGGGTTTTCTCTCCGCCAATGCCGGCCATTGGGTGGAAAGCCTTGGCTGGGTTAATTTCTTTACCCTGACAATTTTAGCCGCCGTGCCGGGCATTCTGCTGCTATTTATTTTGCGTCGCTATGATATGGGGATTGTATCTGTTGAAAAAGAGCTTAGTCCCGACGTGCGATAATGCGCAAGGTCGGGGAAAAGCGATTTTTACGCCAGGCCATCTTGAAACCGCGCTGTTCCAACAGAAACATAATGTTTTTTGGTTGAAAAAAATTAATCTGACCTGGTAGAGGGGCGGGCCTTAAAAAAGGCCGTTGTACCGGAGCGGAAAGATACAGCAGGCCACCGGGGCGGAGCTGGTCAAATTTCTCCCTGAAAAAGGCGCTAAGATCGGGGACGTAAGGTAAAACCATATCAGCCCAGATGGCCGCATTGTCCCTGCTTTCTGCCACCAATGCTGTAAAAGCAACATTTCCATCCGAAGGCAGGGTATCGATTTCTGCCGGATCCAGACCGTGCAAGGCGATGGTCGGCGTCTTTTGCAGGGCGGATAGGGCAGGCAGGTCCTTGAAAGAAGTGAACAGGGACTGATATGGGTCTGAGGATGTTTCTGATGTGGTGGGCTGCTGTTTGAAGCCGCAAAAGATACAGCGGTAACAGCTCGTCCGGGGGGCTGGACTGACTTTCGCACCGCAAATGGCGCAGGAGGAACTCGTCATGGAAACATCATTCTGCATAAGATTTATGATTAGTAGAGTGTTGGTTATAGGTTAGCCTTGTCTCCTTGTTAAGATGTTTTATAGAATTCACCAGAAGAATTTGTTTGCCGCGGCCCGGGGGTATATAGTAAGCCTGATCAGGAAAGTGTAACGGTGGGTAGAAAGTAAAGTCATTTATGGCACGTGAGAAGATCAATATGAGTGGTTTGGATAAGCCGGGGGCAATTTTTGTCAAAGCAGGCGATATTGAAATTCGTCTTGCCAATTCCGAAACTGAACTTCTGGCTGCCCAGAAACTGCGGTATCAGGTCTTCTATAAGGAAATGCATGCCAAGCCGACCGGTGAAATGGAAAAACTGGGCCGGGATTATGACGATTTCGATCTGGTGTGTGATCATTTGCTGGCCTTTGATACCAGCAAGACCGGCGATGATGCCGTGATTGCCACATACCGTTTGTTGCGCGAAGAAAAAATTGATGGCATCCAGAATTTCTACTCTTCCCAGGAATTCGATCTCAGCAATATGGACAAAAAACCCTTCCGCGACAGAATGGCCGGACGTCAGGGGCTGGAACTGGGGCGAAGTTGTGTGCGGGAAGCTTACCGGTCTAACAATATCATTCAGCTGATGTGGAAGGCGATCATCGTCTATATCACCCATCACAAGGTCGGCTGTCTGTTTGGCTGCGCCAGTCTGGCCGGGGTGATCCAGGGGGATCTGGAATTGCCGTTGTCTTATCTGTATCATAAATATAAGACTCCGGATGATATCAATATTCCCGCTCTGCCGGAACGGTTTCAGAAGATGGATTATTATCCGGCGGATTATGAAGGCCTGAGTAAAGCCAAGCGTCAATTGGCGCCCTTGGTGCGCGGTTATGCGGCGCTCGGCTGTTATATCGGCGACGGCGCGGTCATTGACGAGCAGTTTAACACCACCGATGTGTTTATCCTGCTGTTCACGGACCGTCTGCGTGAACGCAACCCCCAAATGTTTGACGGCATCGAATAGGTTAAGCGTACGGTCGCAAGGTGTCTTTCCTTCGTAATTTCGTAATTCGATATTTAGGTAAGTTTTTTATGAAAAAAAATAGCCTTGAAGACAAACGGAAATTAAAAGATCTCGCTTGCATCGGACGCGCGACCGAAAGTGATCTTCATGTTCTCGGGATTAGGCATGTGGAACAGCTGAAAAAGTGGTCAGGTGCGGATCTATATTCAGCATTATGCGAAAAAACAGGCGTTCAACATAACATCTGCTGTCTTGATGTTTTCAACTGCGTCGTAGCTCAGGCGAATGACCCTGATCTCCCGAAAGAACAGTGTGACTGGTGCAATGTGAGGAAAACATCACGCTAACTAAGTGGGGTACACTCTAATCGAAGCCTTTTCTGATGTCGGGGGGGAGGGTGAATTACGGTGAAATTCCGGTCACGGCTTACTTTTTATCCGAATTGCCCCCACGATATGGGAAGATCTCAGGTGCGGGACAGGAGGAGGTGTCTTCCTGTCCCGCGAAGCCCTATTTTTTCAACAGATTGACATTATGGGCGGCGAGGGCGGCGAGATTGATGATTTCGGACGCATAGGACCCCATGGGGATCACCTGTACCGAATGGGTCAGGCCGACCAGCATCGGGCCGATCACGGTGCCGCCCCCCAGTTCCCGCAGAAGTTTTGTCGAAATATGGGCTGAATGCATGCCTGGCATGATCAGGACGTTGGCCGGTCCGGACAGACGGCAGAAGGGATAGCTCTGCATGATTTCCGGATTGAGCGCCACACCGGCGTGCATTTCACCTTCATATTCGAAATCGACATCTTTCGTATCCAGAACGCTTACGGCTTCCCGTGATGTGGTGGCGAGAATGCCGCCTGTCGGGTTGCCAAAATTGGTGTAAGACATAAAGGCAACCCGGGGTTCAATGCCAAAATGGCGTACCGTATCGGCGGTATGAATGGCGATTTCGGCCATTTCCTCGGCTGTGGGCATTTCATTGATGGCGGTATCGGCGACAAAGATCGTCCGGTCCTCGGCCACAACAATGGATAGTCCCATGGCCTTACGGTCAGGCAGCGGATCGATTACCTTGGTAATGCTTTCCAGAGCGGCGGCGTAATGGCGGGTGTGACCGGTGACCATGGCGTCTGCATCGCCAAAGGCAAGCATGCAGGCGCCAAAAACATTGCGGTCACTGCGCACCAGACGCAGGCAGTCGCGAAACAGATAGCCGTCACGTTGCAGTTTGGAAAACAGGAATTCGGCATATTGGTGGCTTTTGTCACTGTTCCGGCCGTGGTGGATTTCAAGTTTGTCCGTGCGGTCATGGCCGATGCGTTCCAGATGATCACGGATTGGTTCTTCATGACCAAGCAAGACGGCCTTGCCATAGCCATTCTGTTCAAAACCAAGGGCTGCACGCAGGACAGTTTCCTCATCGGCCTCGGTGAAAATCACCCGTTTGAGGTCCTTGCCGAGTTGATCATAAACCATTTGCAGGGTGCCGGTCGTCGGGTTGAGCCGCGCCGCCAGTTCCTTGCGGTAGGCATTCATATCGATCAACGGTTTTTTGGCGACGCCGCTTTTGATCGCGGCTTCGGCCACGGCCGGGGAAATGGCGCTGATCAGTCGGGGGTCGAAAGGTGCCGGAATGATATAGTCCGGTCCGTATTTGGGGTGGCCTCCGGTATAGGCGGCGGCAACTTCATCAGGCACATCCTCCCGGGCGAGCTCGGCAATGGCCAGGGCTGCGGCGACTTTCATTTCATCATTAATGGTCGACGCCCGCACATCAAGCGCGCCGCGAAAGATATAAGGGAAACCAAGCACATTATTGACCTGGTTAGGATAATCGGACCGACCTGTGGCGACAATGGCATCGGGGCGGACGGCCTTGACGTCTTCCGGCGTAATTTCCGGATCCGGATTGGCCATGGCGAAAATAATTGGCTTGTCGGCCATGTTTTTTACCATTTCCTGTGATACCGCTCCTTGAACAGACAGACCAAGAAAGACATCGGCGCCTTTCAGGGCCTCTTCCAGGCTGCGGTGTTCGGTTTCAACCGCGTGGGCCGATTTCCATTGGTTCATGCCTTCTTCGCGGCCCTGATAGATCACGCCCTTGCTGTCGCACATGATAACGTTGTGATGGGGGACGCCCATCGCCTTGATCAGTTCTGTACAGGCAATGGCGGCAGCACCGGCGCCGTTGACCACTACTGTGACATCCTTGATATCGCGGTCAGTAAGGTCAATAGCGTTAATAATGCCGGCGCCGGTGATGATCGCGGTGCCGTGCTGATCATCATGGAAGACCGGGATATCCATTTTTTCCCGGAGCGCCTGTTCTATGATGAAACATTCCGGCGCCTTGATATCTTCCAGATTAATGCCGCCAAAGGTCGGCCCAAGCAGTTTAACGCAATTGATGAATTCATCTACGTCTGTGGTATCGACTTCCAGATCAATGCCGTCGATGTCGGCGAACCGTTTGAAGAGAACGGCCTTGCCTTCCATTACCGGTTTTGACGCCAGCGGGCCAAGATTACCGAGGCCAAGAATGGCGGTGCCATTGGTGATGATCGCCACAAGGTTTCCTTTGGCGGTATAATCATAGGCAAGGTTGGGATGTTCGGCGATGGCGCGTACCGGTGCGGCGACGCCGGGGGAGTAGGCAAGCGACAGATCGCGTTGGGTCGCCATGGATTTTGTCGCGGTAATTTCCAGCTTTCCCGGCCGGCCGGCGGCGTGATAATGAAGCGCTTCCTTATCGCCAAAATCATTTTTCTTGTCACTCATATTCATTAGTCCTTTTACTTCACGCGGTGCCTGAATTTGGTTGTTCATCTCAGGCTTATATTTTTAAGCGCTTTTTATAGTTTCAATCGGGTCGGAAGAATTGCTTTCCGGTGTCGGAATAGATAAAGTATCTTCAGTATGGCCGCCAGAGGGGCGAACGGAAAGAGTAAAATACATTTAATCCATTATTTCTTATATGGGTACTATTGTTATCTTAATTGTATATATATTGTAATTTTATTAAATGCAAATAACAAAAATCTTTATTAATATATTAAACTAGAGAGTTTTATGACGGAAACAGCAGCGGCAAAACATTCCCGGTCCAACGCGGCAGTCGCAGAGTATGGTTCTTCAGTGGAACCGGGGCGCAATGCGGACGGTAAAGCGACGAAAAAGACCCGTGCCGCGGCGGATGTCGTAACACCGATGATGGCGCAATATCTTGACCTTAAGGCCAAGAATCAGGATTACCTGTTGTTTTACCGTATGGGGGATTTTTACGAACTGTTTTTCGATGATGCAGTTAAGGCGGCGGAAGCGCTCGATATTACCCTGACCAAACGCGGAAAGCATAGTGGTAATGACATTCCCATGTGTGGTGTTCCGGTGCATGCGGCGGAAAATTATCTGTCACGTTTGATCCGAAAGGGATTCAAGGTCGCGGTGTGTGAACAGATGGAAGACCCGGCGGAGGCCAAAAAGCGGGGGGCCAAATCTGTGGTCCGACGCGATGTCGTGCGTCTGGTAACACCCGGCACCATAACGGAGGAAAACCTGCTTAACGCCCGACAGAATAATTTTCTTGCGGCCTTGTCCCGGGCCCAGAACGACTTTGCGCTGGCCTGGCTTGATATTTCGACAGGAGATTTTTTTGTTACGGCCCTTGACCCGGCCAATCTGGACGCGGAATTATCGCGGCTGCAGGCGGGAGAATTAATCCTTTCCGCCCAGGTTGTGGAAGATGAACGGCTGGGGGATGGCCTGGAAGACTGGCGTCATATTCTGAGTTATGTGGAAAACAGTACTTTTGATAGTACGGCCGCGGAGACGACGCTGAAGGCGTCATACGGGGTATCCGTTCTGGAAGGTATCGGCAGCTACACGCGGGCGCAATTGTCGGCCTGCGGGGCATTGGTGGTTTATCTTCAGGAAACCCAGAAAGGGCAGTTGCCGAAGTTGGCGCATCCCCTGAGTGTGGGAGAGGAAAGCACCGTGATGATCGACGGGGCGACCCGCCGGAATCTTGAATTGACTCATACTTTGGCGGGATCACGGAAAGGCAGTTTACTGCATTGTCTTGACCGGACCGTGACAGGCGCTGGCGCGCGGCTGCTGAACAGCCGTCTTAATGCGCCCTTGATGGATCCGGGGACGATTGGGCGGCGTCTGGATCTGGTGGCGTATTTTCAGGAACACGAAGGTCTGCGCCATAAAATCCGGGATCTTTTAAAACGATGTCCTGATCTGGAACGGGCCATGTCACGCCTGTCGCTCGGGCGGGGTGGACCCCGTGATCTGGCGGCGGTGCGGGATGGTTTGATTCAGGCCGGCGGGATCAAAAATATTTTCCAAAGTAAGCAGACGGCGGATACTCTCGAAAGTTTGCCGGCCGATATTGATCAAATTCTTGAAAATATGGGCCGTCATCAGGATGTTATCGCATTGTTACAACGGGCGTTGGCCGAAGAACTGCCTACCATTATTCGCGACGGGAATTTTATTGCCAAGGGCTATCACGGGGCGCTGGATGAGTTTCGCATGTTGTCGAGTGAGAGCAAGCGTTTGATCTTGGGACTGGAAAGCCAATATCGCGAACAGTCCGGTGTTAGTGGTCTTAAAATTAAATATAACAATGTATTAGGCTATTTTATTGAAGTAACGGCGTTGCATGCTGACAAGCTGATGGGGCCACCGCTCAATGAAGATTTCATTCACCGCCAGACCTTGGCCAATGTGGTGCGGTTCAACAGCAGTGAACTGGCGAAACTCGCCGGCAAGATAGGCCAGGCGGCGGATCGGGCATTGGCGTTGGAACATGAAATTTACGAAGAACTGGTGGGGGCTGTTCTGATGCAGTGGCAGCAGATCAGTCGTGCAGCCCAGGCGTTGGCGCAGCTGGATGTGGCTACGGCCCTGGCGGAACTGGCCGCTGAAAAGAATTATTGCCGGCCAAAGGTTGATGCCAGTCTGGCCTTCGCAGTGGAGCATGGCCGTCACCCGGTGGTGGAGGCGGCTTTGCTTGCGGCAAATACGGACCATTTTGTTGCCAATGACTGTAATCTTGATCCGGGGAACCGGTTGTGGTTGATTACAGGACCGAATATGGCGGGTAAAAGTACTTTTCTGCGTCAGAATGCGGTGATCGCCCTGATGGCGCAAATGGGCAGCTTTGTCCCGGCGCGGTCGGCGCACATCGGGGTTGTTGATCGCCTGTTCAGCCGCGTGGGCGCGTCAGATGATCTGGCGCGGGGGCGTTCAACCTTTATGGTGGAAATGGTGGAAACGGCGGCCATCCTCAACCAGTCCAGTGAACGATCTCTGGTTATCCTGGACGAGATCGGGCGGGGAACGGCGACCTATGATGGCTTGTCCATTGCCTGGGCGGCGGTAGAACATATTCATGAGGTGAACCAGTGCCGGGCGTTGTTTGCAACCCATTATCATGAAATGACGGCGCTGGCGGCAAAGCTCAGCGATCTGGCGCTGCATTATATGAAGGTCAAGGACTGGGAAGGGGAGGTGATCTTCCTGCATGAAGTGGCGGCGGGATCGGCGGACCGGTCTTACGGGATTCAGGTGGCGAAGCTTGCCGGATTGCCCAAAGTGGTTGTCGAACGCGCCCAACAAGTGCTACATAGTCTGGAACAAGGCGGACAGGGCGCGGCCAAGGGCCAGAAGATGGAAGAACTGGCCGATGATTTGCCGCTTTTCTCGGCGATTCAGATGCAGGTCAACAAGCCGCCTGCTGATGACAACGGTACGGCCGCCCGCTTAGAGCGGGAACTGGCGGAGATTAATCCTGATGACCTGTCCCCCCGCGCGGCGATGGACATGCTCTATCACTTAAAAAAGATACAACAAGATGGCTAAAATCTACCGGCAAAAACAGGTTTTCGATCGTAAGACGTTTTCAACCCGTCTTTCCGCGTTGAAAGAACAGTACGGACCATCGGATATTCGCCCGGCGCTGGTGGATCTGTTCAAGGAATATTATCAGCAGGGATTTGATGAAGTTCGCCGGCGTTGTGAGACGGGCGCCAACGGGAAACCGCTTGCCATGGCGCAGACTTTTCTCACCGATGAAATTATCTTGCAGCTTTATACCGTCACGACAAGCTATATTTATACCGAGAAAAACCGCACCTCTGGCGAACGTTTGAGCCTGGTTGCGATCGGGGGATATGGCCGGATGGATATGGTGCCTTATTCCGACGTGGACCTGCTGTTTTTACTGCCATACAAGCAAACCCCCTGGGGCGAGCGGGTGGTGGAATATATTCTCTACATGCTGTGGGACATTGGTTTTAAAGTTGGACATGCGGTACGCACGGTCAATGAAAGTATTCGTTTGGCCAGGGAAGATCTGACAATCCGCACCTCTCTGCTGGAATCCCGACATATCTGTGCTGATGAGGAACTGTATGAGGAATTTCTCACCCGTTATGACAAAGAGGTGATTTCCGGTCATGAGCCTGAATTTGTCGAGGAAAAACTTAATGAACGCGATACACGCCATGTGAAGCTTGGCCAGGCGCGTTATGTGGTGGAACCGAATATTAAGGAAGGCAAGGGGGGATTGCGGGACCTGCAAACGCTCTACTGGATTTCCAAGTTCATTTATGGGGTGCATAGCGTCGGGGAAGTGGTTGAAAAAGGAATATTCTCGGCGGGGGACTATCGTCAGTTCCAGAAGGCCTATAATTTCCTGACCACGGTTCGGTTTCATTTGCACTATGTTTCGGAACGGGCGGAAGAACGGATATCTTTCGGGGTGCAGAAAATTCTCGCCGAACGTCTGGGGTATGCCGACCGGGCGGGGTTGTCGGGGGTAGAGCGCTTTATGAAGCATTACTTCCTTACCGCCAAGACGGTCGGGGACCTGACGCGCATTTATTGCGCCTACCTGGAAGATAAACACAAGCGCAAGCCGCGCCTGCGTATGCCGCGTTTTGGCCTGCACAAACGTAAAGTTGGGGTTTTTCCTGTCGAAGGCAGCCGCATTTCCCTGACAACCTCGAAGGACCTGAAAGACGATCCGGTCAATATGATCCGGATATTCCATATCGCCCAGCAACAGGACTTGGATATACATCCCCGCGCCATGCGCCGAATTCGCCAGAATCTGACTTTGGTTGATCGAAAATTACAAAAAAATGTCGAAGCCAACAGATTGTTCATGGAAATTCTGACCTTCAAGGATGGACCGGGATTTGCCCTGCGTCTTATGAATGAAGCAGGAATTCTGGGGAAATTTATTCCTGATTTTGGCCGTGTTGTCGCCCAGATGCAGTTTGACATGTATCATGTCTATACGGTGGACGAGCACACGATTCGGGCGATTGAACTCTTGTCGGAAGTGGAACGGGGATTGCTTGCCGAGGACCATCCGTTGGCCAATGATATTGTGCATAAGGTGCTGTCCCGGGAAGTGCTTTATGTGGCGGTAATGCTGCATGATATCGCCAAGGGACGCAAGGGTGACCATTCGGTGCTCGGGGAAGAGGTGGCGAAAAAGCTTTGTCCGCGTATGGGACTGAATGCGGCCCAGACGGAAACCGTTGCCTGGTTGGTGCGGCATCATTTGGACATGACCCATGTGGCGTTCAAGCGCGACCTTAATGACCCAAAAACCATTTCGGACTTCGCCCAGATTATCCAGAGCCCGGAACGCCTGCGGTTGCTGCTGGTGTTGACCGTTGTTGATATCCGTGCGGTGGGACCAAAGATCTGGAACGGCTGGAAGGGACAGTTGCTGAGAGAACTCTATTATCAGGCGGAAGAGTATCTTTTCGGAGGCCATATTGAAACAGGTAACAAATACCGGATTGAGGCCGCGAAGAAAGATTTGCAGGAAGAGCTTCAGGACTGGACTGATGAAGAATTTTCCGCTTATAGCGATCGGTTCTACGATTCTTACTGGCTGGCGCTTAACCTTGAAAATCAGGCCCGGAATGCCCGGTTGATTGCCCTGTCAGACCGTATTGGTGAAAAGCTGACCATCAATATTCATGTGGATGAATTTCAGAGTATTTCTGAACTGACCATTTATGCCCAGGATCATCCCGGTCTTTTTGCCCGGATGACAGGGGCGATCACGATCAGCGGCGCGTCAATCCAGGATGCCAAGATTTTCACCACCAAGGATGGCATGGCGCTGGATACGTTCTGGATTCAGGAACCGGATGGCGGGATTTTTAAAGACAAGCATAAACTGGCGCGTCTTAAAAGCACGATTGAGCGTACCCTGGCCGGAGAAATCCTGCCGCGGAAGGAACTCGAAGCCCTGCGGAACCGGCCACGGGCCATCGATGCCTTTACGGTGGAACCACGGGTGCTGATCGATAATATGGCCAGTAACCGTTATACGGTGGTTGAACTGAACGGTCTTGACCGCCCGGGTTTTTTGCACATGTTGTCGCAGGCGCTGGTGGATCTGAAACTGTCGATCGGCAGTGCTCATGTGGCGACCTTTGGGGAACGGGCGGTGACGGTGTTCTTTATATGTGACCTGTTTGGGCATAAGGTTCATAATGAAGCCAAATTGCAGAAGATCAGAGAAAAGCTGATGGAAGCCTTGCTGGCGGGCACCAAAAAGACCGCAGGCAAGAAAAAAACAGTCAAGAAAACGGTCGTGAAGAAAAGCACGGTTAAAAAGGTTAGAAAACCACGGGAAAGTGTAAAATAATATGTCCATCGGCAAAGCGGTTGCGATTTTCAGCAGCTTCACTTTTTTAAGTCGCATCCTGGGCTTTGTACGCGATATTCTCTCGGCGTCCATTTTGGGGGCCGGATTTGTGGCGGACTGCTTTTTCGTTGCGCTGAAATTGCCAAATTTCTTTCGGCGACTTTTTGCCGAGGGCGCATTCAGTGCCGCGTTTGTCCCGGTGTTTACCGCGACCCTGACCAAGGACGGTAAAGAAGAGGCTCTGAGCTTTGCTGAAAGCGCTTTCTCCTGCCTGTTGGTGGTGTTGCTGTCCCTGGTGGCGCTGATGGAAGTTTTTGCCCCTGGCCTGATTTATATCCTGACCGGCGGGTTCGGGGATGACGAGGTCAAATTTCAGCTGGCAGTTCTGTTGACCCGCTTTACCTTTCCTTTTCTGCTGTGTGTCAGTCTGGTGTCTTTGCTGGGCGGAATCCTTAACGCATTGGGGAAATTTTCTGAAACGGCGGCGACACCGATCATTTTGAATCTCTGCATGATCAGCGCCCTGATTTTCTTTTCGAATAGTATGGATACACCGGCGCACAGTTTGGCGATTGCTGTGACCCTGGCCGGGATTATTCAGTTGATTTGGCTGTATTTTGCCTGCCGCCGGGTGGGTTATCGATTGCGGTTGGTGATGCCAAAAGTGACCCCGAAAGTTAAACAGATGCTGGTGATCATGATGCCTGTGGCCTTGGGCGCCGGGGTTATTCAGGTCAATCTCATGCTTGATTTGATCCTGGCGGCCAGATTGCCCAATGGGTCTATTTCCTTCCTGTTTTATGCAGATCGGCTAAATCAGTTGCCGGTCGGGGTGATTGGTGTGGCGCTTGGCACGGTGCTGTTGCCCATGCTGGCGCGGAACATAGCGGAAGGCAACGATGATGAATGCAATTACAACCAGAACAGAGCCATTGAACTGGGTCTGTTCCTCACGGTGCCAGCGGCCATTGCCTTTATGGTCGTGCCCTATCCATTGATCCATGTCTTATTTGAACGCAATGCCTTCACCAATACCGACAGTTGGCAGACGGCCTATGCCCTGATGGCCTATGCCGCCGGCTTGCCAGCCTATGTTCTGGCCAAGGTCTTCAGTCCGGGATATTTCGCCCGTCAGGACACCAAGACGCCGGTGAAATACGCTATGGTGGCCTTGGTGGTCAATATGACATTGAACCTGATTTTGATGCAGTATTTTGCCCATGTCGGTCTGGCGATGGCGACGGCAATCTCGGCCTGGCTCAATGTGGCGTTACTGGCCGGGGGGTTGATTCGGCGCGGGCATTTCAGGTTTGACCGCAGTGTATTGATCCGGCTGGGTAAATATACCCTCGCCAGTGCAGTCATGGGAGGGGTTGTCTGGGGACTGATGGCGCCGGTCTCGGGTCTGATTGCCGGGCCTCTGCTGATGAAGGTTACCGGCTTGTTGATCCTGATCAGCAGCGGGGTTGGCAGCTATATTGTCATGACCCTGGTGACGGGTGCGTTCAGGTTGCGCGAAATGAAGGCGCTGTTGCGGCGAAAGAAAGCCCCGGCTGCTGATAACGCGTCTTGACCGTAACCGGTTTTGCAGCCATAACATTTCACACAAACATGATCATATAAGGGACATGTCCAAAATGTCTTTAAGGAATAAAAAATGACTGAATTCAAGCAACGTATCTTTTCTGGTGTTCAACCATCCGGCAACCTGACCTTAGGGAATTATCTCGGGGCGATCCGTAACTGGGTTGGTTTGCAGAAAAATTATGAAAGCATTTTCTGTGTAGTCGATTTGCATGCCATCACGGTCTGGCAGGACCCGGAGCAGCTTAGAAAAGCCACCCGTGAAGTGGCCGCCGGTATGATCGCCAGTGGTGTCGATCCAAAAGAATGTATCATTTTTAACCAGAGCCAGGTTCCCGCTCATGCGGAATTGGCGTGGATTTTCAATTGTGTTGCGCGCCTGGGTTGGCTCAATCGCATGACTCAGTTCAAGGAAAAAGCCGGTAAAAACCGTGAGCGGGCCAGTTCCGGTTTGTATGTCTATCCGAACCTGATGGCGGCCGACATCATGATTTATAAGGCGACCCACGTGCCAGTCGGGGAAGACCAGAAACAGCATCTGGAGCTTGCCCGGGATATTGCGCAAAAATTCAACAATGACTATGGCGTTGATTTCTTTCCAATGGTCGAGCCCTTGATTTTAGGGGAAGCCAAGCGGGTGATGTCATTGCGGGACGGAAATTCCAAGATGAGCAAGTCGGATCCGTCCGATAACAGCCGCATCAATATGACCGATGATCGCGATACGATTGCCAAGAAAATACGTAAGGCGAAAACAGACAGTGAGCCAATGGCGGAAACCCCGGACGGGCTCGAAGGTCGGGCGGAAGCCAAAAACCTGATCAGCATTTTTGCGGCCCTGAGTGATCGTTCTGTGGCCGATATCTGCACGGAATATGGCGGCCAGGGTTTTGCGCAGTTTAAAAGTGATCTGGCGGATTTGAGCGTTTCTGTTCTTGGGCCGATTACCGAAGAAATGAAACGGTTGTGCGATGAAAAAACTTATATAGATCAGGTTCTTAAGGAAGGGTCTGAAAAGGCACGTAAGATTTCCGATCCGATTTTGAAAGATGTTCACAAAATCGT
It encodes the following:
- a CDS encoding [protein-PII] uridylyltransferase codes for the protein MAKIYRQKQVFDRKTFSTRLSALKEQYGPSDIRPALVDLFKEYYQQGFDEVRRRCETGANGKPLAMAQTFLTDEIILQLYTVTTSYIYTEKNRTSGERLSLVAIGGYGRMDMVPYSDVDLLFLLPYKQTPWGERVVEYILYMLWDIGFKVGHAVRTVNESIRLAREDLTIRTSLLESRHICADEELYEEFLTRYDKEVISGHEPEFVEEKLNERDTRHVKLGQARYVVEPNIKEGKGGLRDLQTLYWISKFIYGVHSVGEVVEKGIFSAGDYRQFQKAYNFLTTVRFHLHYVSERAEERISFGVQKILAERLGYADRAGLSGVERFMKHYFLTAKTVGDLTRIYCAYLEDKHKRKPRLRMPRFGLHKRKVGVFPVEGSRISLTTSKDLKDDPVNMIRIFHIAQQQDLDIHPRAMRRIRQNLTLVDRKLQKNVEANRLFMEILTFKDGPGFALRLMNEAGILGKFIPDFGRVVAQMQFDMYHVYTVDEHTIRAIELLSEVERGLLAEDHPLANDIVHKVLSREVLYVAVMLHDIAKGRKGDHSVLGEEVAKKLCPRMGLNAAQTETVAWLVRHHLDMTHVAFKRDLNDPKTISDFAQIIQSPERLRLLLVLTVVDIRAVGPKIWNGWKGQLLRELYYQAEEYLFGGHIETGNKYRIEAAKKDLQEELQDWTDEEFSAYSDRFYDSYWLALNLENQARNARLIALSDRIGEKLTINIHVDEFQSISELTIYAQDHPGLFARMTGAITISGASIQDAKIFTTKDGMALDTFWIQEPDGGIFKDKHKLARLKSTIERTLAGEILPRKELEALRNRPRAIDAFTVEPRVLIDNMASNRYTVVELNGLDRPGFLHMLSQALVDLKLSIGSAHVATFGERAVTVFFICDLFGHKVHNEAKLQKIREKLMEALLAGTKKTAGKKKTVKKTVVKKSTVKKVRKPRESVK
- the murJ gene encoding murein biosynthesis integral membrane protein MurJ — encoded protein: MSIGKAVAIFSSFTFLSRILGFVRDILSASILGAGFVADCFFVALKLPNFFRRLFAEGAFSAAFVPVFTATLTKDGKEEALSFAESAFSCLLVVLLSLVALMEVFAPGLIYILTGGFGDDEVKFQLAVLLTRFTFPFLLCVSLVSLLGGILNALGKFSETAATPIILNLCMISALIFFSNSMDTPAHSLAIAVTLAGIIQLIWLYFACRRVGYRLRLVMPKVTPKVKQMLVIMMPVALGAGVIQVNLMLDLILAARLPNGSISFLFYADRLNQLPVGVIGVALGTVLLPMLARNIAEGNDDECNYNQNRAIELGLFLTVPAAIAFMVVPYPLIHVLFERNAFTNTDSWQTAYALMAYAAGLPAYVLAKVFSPGYFARQDTKTPVKYAMVALVVNMTLNLILMQYFAHVGLAMATAISAWLNVALLAGGLIRRGHFRFDRSVLIRLGKYTLASAVMGGVVWGLMAPVSGLIAGPLLMKVTGLLILISSGVGSYIVMTLVTGAFRLREMKALLRRKKAPAADNAS
- the trpS gene encoding tryptophan--tRNA ligase, producing the protein MTEFKQRIFSGVQPSGNLTLGNYLGAIRNWVGLQKNYESIFCVVDLHAITVWQDPEQLRKATREVAAGMIASGVDPKECIIFNQSQVPAHAELAWIFNCVARLGWLNRMTQFKEKAGKNRERASSGLYVYPNLMAADIMIYKATHVPVGEDQKQHLELARDIAQKFNNDYGVDFFPMVEPLILGEAKRVMSLRDGNSKMSKSDPSDNSRINMTDDRDTIAKKIRKAKTDSEPMAETPDGLEGRAEAKNLISIFAALSDRSVADICTEYGGQGFAQFKSDLADLSVSVLGPITEEMKRLCDEKTYIDQVLKEGSEKARKISDPILKDVHKIVGFLQS